The following nucleotide sequence is from Verrucomicrobiia bacterium.
TGACCGAGGTGAATGGGGAGAACGGTGCCCCGCTCCTCGCCCACTTCGGCCTCGGCGATGCCGTTCGCGCGACCTCGGTCCGCATCGAATGGCCCTCCGGCATCGTGCAGAAGCTCGCCAATGTCGGGGTCAACCAGACCCTCACGGTCACTGAACCCGAGCGGATCCGACTCACCTTCACTCCCACGGCGGAAGGACTGCGGGTCACCTGCCACGGGCTTCCCAACACAAGGTACGTGCTGCAGCGGTCGTCGGATCTCAAGACGTGGTCGACGGTATCGGGTTTGCCCGATACCGACACCGATGGCGCAGCGACTGCGGTGGTGTATCCCGGCACCGACGGTTCCCGGTTCTTCCGGGTGTACAAGCCATAGGACCACCCTTTCCGTCCGGATGGACGGAACTCGGGCTCTGGCCGCTGAAACCTGTGTTCTCCCGTGTGCCGGCCAGAGCCTGCGAGATCCCTGGTCATGGTGCGCCAGGTTCCAGGGACAACACCGCGTCGCCGGTACGATTTCCGGAAACAGACCCGGGATGACTCCTTAAGGTGAGGTGGGGTCCGATCTGTCCGCGCTGGTCCCTGCCTCCCGCCACATCACCGGACCCGGTTGCGGATCGCCGAAAGTCGAACGGATCGGCCCCACTGAAAGCAGGAAATGCAGCCATGAACCCTCCTCATGCAGCCGGGCAACACCCCGCATCCGGCACCCTGACATCGACACGACCGGGCTGGCGGACGTTCGCGACCCATGGTCTCGCGGTCCTCTGCGGACTTGCCCTCCACGTCATCCTGTCGTCCCCCGCCGCCACGAACTTCGTGAGCGCCCGGGCCCAGGGTCGCGGCGACGGCAGTTCGTGGGCGAACGCCTTCACCAACCTCCATCTGGCCCTGGCGCGCGCGCAGTTCGGGGATTCGATCCACGTCGCCGAAGGCACCTACCGTTCCGGCGCACAGGGACAAGACTCCTTCCGCATGGTGGATGGGGTGCAGATTCGTGGCGGGTACAGCGGGTCCACCAACAACCCGTTCTTCCGGGACCCTGTCCGGCATCGGAGCATCCTGAGCGGGGATGGTTCCCGGCGTGTGGTGATGAACGAGAATGTGGGGCATCGGTCGGTGTGGGACGGCTTCACCATCACCGGCGGCAGTGCCGACCGGGGCGGCGGCATGTTCAACCGCAACGCCATGATCGTGGTGCGGGATTGCGTGTTCGAGGGCAACAGCGCGGGCGAACGCGGAGGGGGTGTGTTCAACGAGTCGTCGGCTGCGCTCTTCGACCGGTGCGAGTTTCGGAACAACAACGCCTTTTCCGGCGGGGGCGTCTCCGATGACGCCTCCACGTCGCTGCTGATCGACTGCCTGTTCGAGCGCAATCAAGGCGCCTACGATGCCGGCGCCGTCTTCGAATGGAACTCGCAGGCCCTGCTTTCACGCTGCGTCTTCCGGAACAACTGGGTCTGGGACACCGCGGGCGCCTTGGGGGCTCAATGCCAGAGCCGGGTGTTCCTGGTCGCCTGCACCTTCGAGGACAACATCGCCGAGGCGGGAAGCGCCGGGGCCATCTGGAATCGCATGGAGGGCGACATCACCCTGGACCGCTGCCTCTTTCGCGGCCACCGCCGCGGCGTCATCGTCAACGGGATGTCATCCCGTCTCACCGCCTTGAACTGTCTCTTCTTCGAGAACACCAGCGACAGGGCCGGCGGTGTCATCGACGCGACCGAGCGTTCAACGACCGTCATCGAGAGCTGCACATTCGCTTCGAACACGGCTCCGAATGGACGGGCCATCGCCGCCGGATCCTGGGGAACCGAACCCGCCTTCATTGAAATCATCAACTCGATCCTGTGGAACGGCGGCAACGAAGTCTGGAGCCAGAACAATTCCACCATCCGAATTCGGTTCAGCACCGTGACGGGTGGCTATCCCGGGATCTCCAACAGCGCCGAGGATCCCCGCTTCGTCGGGAGCGGCGATTACCGGCTGCAAGCCGGGTCGCCCTGCATTGACCGGGGCGACAGCCTGGCTTCGGGCTTTCGCAGGGATCTCGACCACCGCGAGCGTCCCGCGGACGGCGATGGCGACGGCGTTGCCGCATGGGATCAGGGTGCCTTCGAGCGGGGCGGCGTTCTACCCCGCGGGCCCTTCATGACCTTCGAACCCGCCGACGTGGAGGCGATCGAGGGAACCACGCTCCGGTTGGTCGGCGCGACCGCCGGGACGCCTTACTGCTCCTACCAATGGCGCCAATGGCAAACCAACAGCTCGCGATGGGTGGATCTGCCCGGGGCGACGGAACCCCGACTCATCCTGACCAACCTTCAGGCCGTTCACGCGGGCCGGTATCGCGTGGTGGCTTGGGATACCACGGGCAGCGTCACCAGCGCCGTGGCGACGGTGACGGTCCGTCCTGTGCCCGGGTTCTGGGTGCCGGCCCCCTCCATGGCGTCTCCCAGGTTTCGCCATACCGCCACCGTGCTGGCCGACGGACGTGTCCTGGTGGCGGGGGGTGACACAGGGAACGGTCGGCCTCTCGCATCCGCGGAGATCTTCGACCCGGGTACCGATCAATGGACGACCCTCCGTTCCATGAACGAACCCCGTCTCCACCACGAAGCGATCCTCCTGCCCTCCGGCAGGGTCCTGGTGGCCGGAGGCACGACCGAATTCGGCCAAACGACCGCCTCGGCCGAGCTTTATGATCCCTCGGCCGGGGGGTGGACCCGAGTCTCTCCCATGACCACCTCCCGGTCCTCGTTCACCGTGGTTCTCCTCCACGGCTCGAGACATCCTGGCAAGGTGCTGGCCATCGGCGGCAACAGCTACCCGAACGGAGACCGAGGCGCCGGCAGCGTGGACGCCCTCGATCGCACCGAAGTGTACGATCCCGTGGCGGATCGATGGTCCCCCACCGCCAACCTGATCACCGGAAGGACCCTCTCATCCCCTGCGGCCGTGCCATTCGCCGATGGCTCCGTCCTCGTGGTCGGAAACGGATCGTGCTGCCCGCTTCGGTGGACCGCCGCACCCGAACTTGCCCATCCCGACTTGACCCGCTGGGAATCCCTTGACCTCAAGGCCACCCGGGCCACCCAGAAAACCGTTCTCCTGTCGTCCGGTGAGGTTCTTGTGGCGGGGGGACTGTCTGGCATTCACGACCGCTCGATCGTCACGGCCGATGCCGAAATCTACAACCCGGCAACGCGCACCTGGCGGGCCACTGGGACCATGTTCACCGGCCGGCGTGATTTCACCCTGACCCGGCTCCCCGATGGCGAAGTGCTGGCGGCAGGCGGTTCGAGCGGATGGTGGGAGAGATGTCGCAACCTCTCCAACGCCGAACTCTACAACCCGGTCACGGGACTGTGGACGCCCATCGCTCCCCTCCAGGTGGCCCGCGCCCTCCACACCGCAAGCCGCCTGCCCGACGGCCGGGTTCTCATTGTGGGTGGGCAGTCGCGCGACCTCTATTGTTCCGGACCTGTCCTCGCCTCCGTCGAGATGTACGTCCCCACCGCCCTTCCCCAACCGCCCAGCCTCGTCCTCGAAGCCCGCACAGTGGGTCAATGGCCGCCCCTCCTGAAAATCCCCGCCTGGCGGCTTGCCGTCGACCAGGGCCGCGTCTTTTCCCTGCGGCTCCAGGGAACCTTCTCCTGCCTCGGCCTCGATGCCGATGACACTCCGGTCGAGCTCGGACGCCTCGAAATCCCAGCCACCCTGTGGGACTTCGATGTGGAAGGCGACGTCGCCCTCGTCACGGTCGCCTACCTTGGTCAATTGCTCTTCATCGATGTCCGGGACCCCGCCAACCCCCGGTTGATCCTCACCCACACCCCACCCCGCCCCCCGCGCCTCGTCCGTATCCGCGATGGGCACGCCTTCGTCCTGGCCCACGACGGCACCCTCGACATCCTGGATATCAGGGATCCGCTGCATCCGGTCCCGGTCGGTTCCCTCGCCACCCTGGCGACGGACGCCTTCGATCTTCACATCACGGAAACCGACGCCTGGTTGGTGTCCGATTTTGCCTCGCCTCCGGGAAATGTTCGCCGCATTGACATTCGCAATCCCTCCGCACCCATCGACCGCACCCCGGGGGAGCTTCCGAATCTTGGGCGGATCGACTCGAGTGTCCGAATCCGCGGCGCCGTGCTGTACGGCACGTCCCTGGTGCAGGGCGGACTCCGGGTCGTGAGCCTGCAGAATCCGGATCAACCGGTTCTCCTCGGCACCGTTCCCTTCACTCAAGGCGCCCGTCGGTTCGCCCTGGGCCTGTCCATCGCCGCTGTGCCCGCCTCCGGAGGGGTTCAGATGCTCGGTCTGACCGATCCCCGCCAACCCCGACCCATCGCCACCCTCGTCAGCCGCGGCGGAGCCGAGGATGTCGCGTGGGACGGTGCCCGATTCTGGATCGCCGGTCCCGCGGGAATCACGGTTGTCGATCCCGCGCACCTTCCGTTGCATCCCGACTTCGTTCCGACCCTGCCGCTCTCCCGCCGGGAATTCTGTGCGGTCGACGTCCAGGACAACCTGGCCGCCGTCGCCAGCGAAACCCTCGGTGTGACGTTCTTCGATGTTTCCCGACCCAAGCGGCCGCGTCCGCTTTCGTTCATTCCCATCCCCGATGCGCGCGATATCCGTTTGGAGGGTCCGTGGGCCCATGTGGCATCGGCCTCCGAGCCGGGTTACACCCTCCTCGATATCCGCAATCCCGCGAACCCGCTCCCCGTCGCGCACGCTGTCATCGACCGCGCCCACGGGGTGGACATCCGGGGGACGAACGCCTTTCTGGGCATGCTCCGGGGCGGGTTGCGTGTTCTCGACCTGACCCGACCCGGGGAGCCGATCCAGGTGGCCTCCATATTCACCCGGTTCCCCACCAACCGGATCCGGATTGCCGGTGAGCACGCGTGGGTTTCGGGCCACGGCGGTTTCGAGGTGTTCGATATCCGCCAACCCGTCTCGATCGGGTGGCTCGGCCGCTACGAAACCACGAACGCCCTCGCCGAACTCGACATCGCGGGTTCGCTGGCTTGCCTGGCGACCAGCTCGGGCGCCTTGCTCGGATTCGATATCAGCCGACCGGAAGATCTGCGTCCGGTTTGGTCCACCTCGGCGGGGTCTCCCGTCATCACCCTGGCAGCTTCGGAACAGATGGCGGTCGCCATCGCTCAAACCAGCCCGAACCGGTTGATCGCGGTCCCCCTCGGCTCCCCGGGCGCCCCCGAAGTCGCCAGCCTCGAGATCGAACCCGGCGGACTTCGAGCCCTGGCGCTCCAGGGTTCCAGAGCATTCCTCACCGACGGACCGATGGGTCTGCGCATCCTGGACCTCCGCATCGGGCGTGTCCAAACACTCGAGTTCCCGCTGCCTGCCGAACGGTTCGTGGACGATCTGCCCCTCGAACTCCACCCCATTGCCAGCAGCGGTCTGCCGGTAACCTTCTCGGTGCTGAGCGGTCCCGCCCGACTGGAGAACCACCTGCTCATCCCCACCGGCCCAGGCCAGGTGATCCTGCGTGCCGAACAGGCCGGAAACGACCTGTGGCAACCCGTTTCGATCCAGGTCTCGATCCAACTGCTCCGCCGACCCCAAACCATCGCCTGGATCCAGGCGCCGACCGGCCCGCTGGAGATGGGTCAGACCTACTTCATCGAGGCGGTTGCCAGCAGCGGCCTGCCTGTCGCTGTCCGCGTCGCCCAGGGCAACGCGGAGCTGTCCACAAACCAATTCACACCCACCGGGCGGGGAGTTCTCTCCTTGTCCGCGCTTCAGGTCGGCGACGACACATGGGAACCCGCTTCTGCGGAAGTCGCCTTCCAGGTCTCCGGATGGCCGCAATCCATCGAGTGGATGGATCCCAGCCCCACCCAGCTTCAAGTCGGCGAAACCTACTCCCTCGATGCCGTCGCCAGCAGCGGACTCCCAGTTACCGTCTCGATCTCAAGTGGCTTCGCCACGCTCGACGCGAACCAGCTTCGCCCGGCATTCCGTGGAACCCTCGTGGTCCGGGCCGCGCAGGCCGGGGACCTACGCTGGGAACCGATCACCCGGGACCGCGTGTTCGAAGTCGCTGGACCTCCCCAAGCCCTACTCGTCTGGCAGGAGAGCCCGAATCCCACGCCACCCTACGACACCTGGGCCAATGCCGCCCGCACCCTCCCGAACGCCATTGCCCTGGCCGCCCCCGATGACCTCGTTCTGGTCACCAACGGCGTCTATCGCACCGGCTCCATGGCAACCCCGGACGGCCCAAGCCGTGTCGCCATTCCCGACGGCGTCATCGTCCGCAGTGTCCATGGCCCGCAGCTCACCGTGATCGAGGGCGACCCCTCCGGGATCCGCTGTGTCCACCTCGGCGACGGCGCCGTGCTCTCCGGGTTCACTCTCCGCCAAGGCCGCGCCGAGGCCGGCGGCGCGGTCTTCTCCACCAGTCCGCGCAGTCTCCTGACCGATTGCATCCTCACCGACAATTCCGCCTCCACGCATGGCGGCGGGGCCGTTGGCGGGACGCTTCAAACCTGCACCCTGTCCGCCAACCGCGCCCCGGTCGGTGGGGGCGCTTCCGGCAGCCGCCTCGAAGACTGCGTGTTGCGTGCAAACATCGCGGAGTACGGCGGCGGTGGCACCTTTGGCGCCATCCTCTTGCGCTGCTCGATCGAGGGCAACTCAGCCGCCCTGGGCGGTGGAGTCCATCACGGGGAACTCGATCGATGCACGCTGATCGGCAACTCGGCGGAGGACGGCGGCGGCGCCTACGATGCCACCCTCCGCAGTTGTGTCGTGATCGGCAATTCCGCCCGCAACCGGGGCGGAGGGGTGATCAGTTCCAGCCTGTACCAATGCACCCTGACCGAGAATACCGCCTCGGAAGGCGGGGGGGCGGCGGGCCGATGGACCGAGATCCCCGGATTGGGTTTCCAGGTGCCTCTGCCCTGCCGGTTGTTCAACTGCATCGTGGTGGGCAACACGGCGACGAATCCCACCCACGCCAACCATGCGATGGCGCAGTTCAGTCATTCCTGCACCTCCCCGCACCCCGGCGGCGCCGGCAACCTCGACACCGACCCGCGATGGCTCACCGCCAGTCACCTCGCCCCCGATTCACCCTGCCTCGCCGCGGGCCACCCGGACCATGCCACCGGCCTCGACATCGATGGCGATCCCTGGGAATCGCCTCCGTCCATGGGCGCCGATCAGCCGCGCTCCAGCGGTCCCTTGAGCGTTCGAATCCTCGCCGCGACCCTGGAAGGGCGAAGCGAGGACACCCTGCGCTTCGTCGCGCTCGGCGCCGGTGCCCTCACCCGCACCGTGTGGGACTTCGGCGATGGCATCACCTTCTCCAACGTGCCGGTGGCCACCCATGCCTGGATCCGTGGCGGCATCCATACCGTCACCCTCACCGGCTACAACGACACCCTGCCGGACGGCGTGCAGGACAGCGTTCAGGTGACGATCACCGAGATGTCGCCCCGCCCCAGCATCAGCGAACCCCTGGTGCCCTCGGCGGCGGCCCCTTACGGCCCGGCGTTTGTTCTCACCGTCCATGGCACCGGCTTCACCCCAGGCAGCGTGGTGGCCTGGAATGGCCAACCGCGTCCCACCACCTATCTCAACCCCTGGCGTCTGACCGCAGTGATCGGCGCCGCCGACATCACCCGGCCCGGCACGGCGCATGTCACCGTCATCAATCCAGGAACTGCCGGCTCTTCCGAACCGGCGCTCTTTCCGGTGGCCACCCCGTTGCCCTCGGTGATCACCCGGCGATCGGATTATCCGGCGCCACCGGATATCATTGACCTGGTGGCGGCCGACCTGAATGGCGACGGCTTTGCGGACCTCATCTCGGCCCATTGGCATACGAGCGAAGTGACGGTGATGATGGGGATGGGCGACGGCACCTTCCGTGCCGGAGATACCTACGGGGCGTGCGGCGCCGCCGGATTGACGGTGGGCGATTTCAACGGGGACGGCGTGAAGGATCTGGTCGTGGCCGAACGGGCCTGTGGATCGATCCTGATGCTGCTGGGAAACGGCGACGGCACCTTCTACGAAGCCGGGCGCTGGGACGTTCCGACCCTAGGTTATTACGGTCCCTACGCAGTGCTGGCCGACGATTTCGACCGTGATGGCCTCCTGGATGTGGTGTCCTCGAACGAGGGCGGGGCCAGTCTCACCGTCTTCCTCGGTCAAGGCGACGGCACTTTCCGTTCACAGCATGTCATCGCCATCGGCCGTGCCTGCCGGAACCTGGCCGGCGGCGACTTCAACCGGGACCGCTACGCTGACCTGGCGATGGTGACCGAGGACGGCCACCTGTTCGTGCTCCTGGGCGTCGGCGACGGCACCTTCCTCGATCCGGTCGATTACGATCTGGAAGCGGAATGGAGCCTCGTTGTGGCGTCGGCGGACCTCGATGGCGACGGTGTGCTCGATCTGGCGGCCACGGCCGGCAACGACGCGCTTGCCCTGCTGTTTGGCAACGGGGATGGCAGCTTCCGGTGGGGTGGCCATTGGCCGATCGGGGTGATCCCACACTCCATCGCATGCGGCGACCTCAACGCCGATGGACGGCTCGATCTGGTGCTGGGCACCGGCTACCACGACACCCTCGCGCTCCTGCTCGGCAACGGTGACGGCACCTTTGCGGAGCCAGTGCAGTATCCGGGCCCCCCGAATCCCCGCGGCATTGCAGTCGGCGATTTCAACGCCGACGGCCGCCTCGATGTCGCCCTGGGCAGTCAGGGGAGTTCCGTCCTGTCGATCTACCTCCAGGCGACCGCCTCGTTCCTTGCGCCCCTCCAATCGGGCGAGTGGATGGTGATCCGATGGAATGATGCGGCCAAGGGCCTGCGCCTCCAGCACAGTCCGACCCTCGCGCCCCCGCAATGGACCGATTTCCCGGGGACCGAGGACGTGACCGGCATCGCCATCCTGCCCGTCCAGAGCAGCGGCTTCTTCCGTCTGGTGAAGCCCTGATGGGGGGGCGAATGGGGAATGGCGAATGGGGGCCGTGGCGCTTGGGAGCGCCGGATTCAATCCCATGGCTGCCCACGTCATCACCCCGTGCGAACCGCCTCGCAGTTACACTCGTCAGTCCCGGTGACGGGACTTCCAACGCGCAAAGGAAAGCACGCTGTGCGACTCCCCCCATCAACCAGACGCAGGCCGTTCAAACCGGCAGACCATTCACATGGTACACCCTATGAAAACCGACCTTGTCATCCTGTCAGCCAACCTGCTCCTGACCACTGCATTGGCCACAACCGAATTCCAGGTGACCTTTCTGCCCTCCAGTTCGGCCACGTATCAGAAAGGATTCTTCCACAGCGATCCACCTGGTGCATCAGAGACCGCGGACCCCGCCGGGCCATTCGACGGCAAGCCGTGCGCATTTATGGGATATCATTCAGGGGGAAGTCAGGAGCACATTGGAAATGAATACTTGATCTACCGAATGCAACTGGATTTTGCCCGCGACGTCTATTTCGATTCCTTCTACGAGATCGCCAATGGGGCTCAATTATCCACCTCGTTCCTTCGCGTCCTCACCACGAACAGGGTCGTGCTTCGCCAGATCGCGCTTCACGAAGCGGTTAATGTTACGACCACAAATCGAATTCATGTCGGCCTCGTCGGGCGTTCGTTCATCATCGATTGCTTCGACCAAAGCACTACTTACCGCTGGCGAGGGCGTTTTGGTGTCGCCTATTTGAATACATTGCCTCTGACGGTGCCGACCTTCATTCACCATCCCCTCGACCAGGAAGTACTCGCGGGAGCCACCGTGCAGATCGAGGCCAGTGCCCTTGGTCCGGCGCCCTTGAACTATCGCTGGCAGTTCAACGGCGTGGATCTGGTGGACGACGGGAAAATATCCGGCAGCGGCACCAGCACTCTCCAGATCCAGGGCGTGGACCTGGGAGACGCCGGCGCCTACAGGGTCGTGGTGAGCAACGCCCACGGTTCGATCACCAGCAATCCCGCCCTGCTCTCGGTCCTTTTATTGTCACCCGCGATCACAAAGCAGCCTGAGCACCGAATGGTGGTCAGCGGAAGTTCGGCAGGCTTTACCGTGGCGGCCCACGGCAGTCTGCCGTTGACATTCCAGTGGCAGCGCAACGGGGCGGACGTTCGGGAGGACGGACGCATCACCGGCTCCCGAACCCCCTCGCTGGCCATCGCTGCCGCAGGTCTCGATGATCTCGGGATTTACACCGTAACGATCCGAAACGATTACGGCTCCGTGACCAGCATCCCGGCAGCGCTAACGGTGGTCCTGCAGCCGCCTGACATCATCTCCGATCCTGAGGATCAAGAGGTGTTCAGCGGTTGGGAGGCCGTGTTCAGCGCCACCGCGGTTGGGAGCTTGCCGCTCCATTACCAATGGTATCGGGACGAACTGCTGCTCGTTGACGGCGCCCGCATCCGCGGCGCACAGACGGCGACCCTGACCCTCGCGGACACTGAGCCGCTCGACCTCGGTCACTACATGGTTGAGGTCCGCAATGCGTATGGCGCGACGCTGAGTTTTCCTGCGCGACTGACGGTCATCATGGCGCCGCCTGGAATCACATCGGAACCGCGGGCGCAGCGGGTCGCCTTGGGTTCGACAGTCATCCTGCAGGTCGCAGCCATGGGTAGCCTGCCGTTGAGCTATCAATGGGAGCGGGACGGCATCCCCG
It contains:
- a CDS encoding immunoglobulin domain-containing protein, which gives rise to MKTDLVILSANLLLTTALATTEFQVTFLPSSSATYQKGFFHSDPPGASETADPAGPFDGKPCAFMGYHSGGSQEHIGNEYLIYRMQLDFARDVYFDSFYEIANGAQLSTSFLRVLTTNRVVLRQIALHEAVNVTTTNRIHVGLVGRSFIIDCFDQSTTYRWRGRFGVAYLNTLPLTVPTFIHHPLDQEVLAGATVQIEASALGPAPLNYRWQFNGVDLVDDGKISGSGTSTLQIQGVDLGDAGAYRVVVSNAHGSITSNPALLSVLLLSPAITKQPEHRMVVSGSSAGFTVAAHGSLPLTFQWQRNGADVREDGRITGSRTPSLAIAAAGLDDLGIYTVTIRNDYGSVTSIPAALTVVLQPPDIISDPEDQEVFSGWEAVFSATAVGSLPLHYQWYRDELLLVDGARIRGAQTATLTLADTEPLDLGHYMVEVRNAYGATLSFPARLTVIMAPPGITSEPRAQRVALGSTVILQVAAMGSLPLSYQWERDGIPVVDGATTSGAATSALTLSGLGIGELGDYRVIVQNPLGLLPSKSVSVSTFGAVLRIRRRGDEVVVSWSEAGNGARLQKTSNLASLDWLDIPESESQASIALPLEPEPAFFRLSQSLRQIRIDFEDLPRLTYLTDQYQALGLLFSADGDAGKILNHTDGDEGTADFGSSGQQSYNCGGWGLTKIAFLKPVFRVGFRAGDGDWPSESFVIRFYSLTGVLLAEQFHTTHSGPIGGGVDVAYEHPDGIGGIELRGSPGSESGFQIDDLTFSIAL
- a CDS encoding VCBS repeat-containing protein, with translation MNPPHAAGQHPASGTLTSTRPGWRTFATHGLAVLCGLALHVILSSPAATNFVSARAQGRGDGSSWANAFTNLHLALARAQFGDSIHVAEGTYRSGAQGQDSFRMVDGVQIRGGYSGSTNNPFFRDPVRHRSILSGDGSRRVVMNENVGHRSVWDGFTITGGSADRGGGMFNRNAMIVVRDCVFEGNSAGERGGGVFNESSAALFDRCEFRNNNAFSGGGVSDDASTSLLIDCLFERNQGAYDAGAVFEWNSQALLSRCVFRNNWVWDTAGALGAQCQSRVFLVACTFEDNIAEAGSAGAIWNRMEGDITLDRCLFRGHRRGVIVNGMSSRLTALNCLFFENTSDRAGGVIDATERSTTVIESCTFASNTAPNGRAIAAGSWGTEPAFIEIINSILWNGGNEVWSQNNSTIRIRFSTVTGGYPGISNSAEDPRFVGSGDYRLQAGSPCIDRGDSLASGFRRDLDHRERPADGDGDGVAAWDQGAFERGGVLPRGPFMTFEPADVEAIEGTTLRLVGATAGTPYCSYQWRQWQTNSSRWVDLPGATEPRLILTNLQAVHAGRYRVVAWDTTGSVTSAVATVTVRPVPGFWVPAPSMASPRFRHTATVLADGRVLVAGGDTGNGRPLASAEIFDPGTDQWTTLRSMNEPRLHHEAILLPSGRVLVAGGTTEFGQTTASAELYDPSAGGWTRVSPMTTSRSSFTVVLLHGSRHPGKVLAIGGNSYPNGDRGAGSVDALDRTEVYDPVADRWSPTANLITGRTLSSPAAVPFADGSVLVVGNGSCCPLRWTAAPELAHPDLTRWESLDLKATRATQKTVLLSSGEVLVAGGLSGIHDRSIVTADAEIYNPATRTWRATGTMFTGRRDFTLTRLPDGEVLAAGGSSGWWERCRNLSNAELYNPVTGLWTPIAPLQVARALHTASRLPDGRVLIVGGQSRDLYCSGPVLASVEMYVPTALPQPPSLVLEARTVGQWPPLLKIPAWRLAVDQGRVFSLRLQGTFSCLGLDADDTPVELGRLEIPATLWDFDVEGDVALVTVAYLGQLLFIDVRDPANPRLILTHTPPRPPRLVRIRDGHAFVLAHDGTLDILDIRDPLHPVPVGSLATLATDAFDLHITETDAWLVSDFASPPGNVRRIDIRNPSAPIDRTPGELPNLGRIDSSVRIRGAVLYGTSLVQGGLRVVSLQNPDQPVLLGTVPFTQGARRFALGLSIAAVPASGGVQMLGLTDPRQPRPIATLVSRGGAEDVAWDGARFWIAGPAGITVVDPAHLPLHPDFVPTLPLSRREFCAVDVQDNLAAVASETLGVTFFDVSRPKRPRPLSFIPIPDARDIRLEGPWAHVASASEPGYTLLDIRNPANPLPVAHAVIDRAHGVDIRGTNAFLGMLRGGLRVLDLTRPGEPIQVASIFTRFPTNRIRIAGEHAWVSGHGGFEVFDIRQPVSIGWLGRYETTNALAELDIAGSLACLATSSGALLGFDISRPEDLRPVWSTSAGSPVITLAASEQMAVAIAQTSPNRLIAVPLGSPGAPEVASLEIEPGGLRALALQGSRAFLTDGPMGLRILDLRIGRVQTLEFPLPAERFVDDLPLELHPIASSGLPVTFSVLSGPARLENHLLIPTGPGQVILRAEQAGNDLWQPVSIQVSIQLLRRPQTIAWIQAPTGPLEMGQTYFIEAVASSGLPVAVRVAQGNAELSTNQFTPTGRGVLSLSALQVGDDTWEPASAEVAFQVSGWPQSIEWMDPSPTQLQVGETYSLDAVASSGLPVTVSISSGFATLDANQLRPAFRGTLVVRAAQAGDLRWEPITRDRVFEVAGPPQALLVWQESPNPTPPYDTWANAARTLPNAIALAAPDDLVLVTNGVYRTGSMATPDGPSRVAIPDGVIVRSVHGPQLTVIEGDPSGIRCVHLGDGAVLSGFTLRQGRAEAGGAVFSTSPRSLLTDCILTDNSASTHGGGAVGGTLQTCTLSANRAPVGGGASGSRLEDCVLRANIAEYGGGGTFGAILLRCSIEGNSAALGGGVHHGELDRCTLIGNSAEDGGGAYDATLRSCVVIGNSARNRGGGVISSSLYQCTLTENTASEGGGAAGRWTEIPGLGFQVPLPCRLFNCIVVGNTATNPTHANHAMAQFSHSCTSPHPGGAGNLDTDPRWLTASHLAPDSPCLAAGHPDHATGLDIDGDPWESPPSMGADQPRSSGPLSVRILAATLEGRSEDTLRFVALGAGALTRTVWDFGDGITFSNVPVATHAWIRGGIHTVTLTGYNDTLPDGVQDSVQVTITEMSPRPSISEPLVPSAAAPYGPAFVLTVHGTGFTPGSVVAWNGQPRPTTYLNPWRLTAVIGAADITRPGTAHVTVINPGTAGSSEPALFPVATPLPSVITRRSDYPAPPDIIDLVAADLNGDGFADLISAHWHTSEVTVMMGMGDGTFRAGDTYGACGAAGLTVGDFNGDGVKDLVVAERACGSILMLLGNGDGTFYEAGRWDVPTLGYYGPYAVLADDFDRDGLLDVVSSNEGGASLTVFLGQGDGTFRSQHVIAIGRACRNLAGGDFNRDRYADLAMVTEDGHLFVLLGVGDGTFLDPVDYDLEAEWSLVVASADLDGDGVLDLAATAGNDALALLFGNGDGSFRWGGHWPIGVIPHSIACGDLNADGRLDLVLGTGYHDTLALLLGNGDGTFAEPVQYPGPPNPRGIAVGDFNADGRLDVALGSQGSSVLSIYLQATASFLAPLQSGEWMVIRWNDAAKGLRLQHSPTLAPPQWTDFPGTEDVTGIAILPVQSSGFFRLVKP